The stretch of DNA GGCATGGAATCTACCAAAAAATTGATATATATTGGTTTCCAGAAAAAATGTCATATACGGTCCCTTATCATAAAGAATTTATTATAAGTATCTCTTTCTCCATTCATGCATCATATGCACATTAATAGCCCATTGATCAGCCAATGGTTGCCTAGTATATGGCATCGTCCACATATAGTTAGCTGGTCCAAATTCTGTTGTCATTGTAAGTACTTCACCTGCTTCTTTCTTTTGATTTACAACTACATCCCACCAAGCATAATGTGCATTAACAGCATTTTTCCATTCTGGAGCTCTAGGCTCACTAACTTGAGCGCTTTCTTCATGACCAATTCGCGAATGGATATGTGATGTGCGCTTTAGCGCTTTTGCTACGGTTTCTTTTTGATCGCCTAATAGACTTTCAGCTACCGCACACCAATGGGAAATATCTAAGGTTAATTTCAACTCTGAAAACGCATCTAGAAAACGGCTGCAAACATGTGGTGCAAATAATATGCGTCCACGGTGTGTTTCCTGATATATAGGAACACCAGAGGATTTTGATTGTTGAATGGCAAAATCTATAAGCTGTTTATTTTCTTTAAATGAAAAAAAATCTTTCCCAGCATGACAATTTATAAAATCTGGCTTTTTAGATATGACTTTAAGCAAGTTCTTAGTGTAGCTTTTTTGATGTTCTTCAAAACCATTTCCACCACTTCCAGTTAAAGCACCAAATCGTAAATTATATTTATCTAAAGCTTCATACAATGCCTCTTCGTCAGCTACATTATTAGGAAACCAATCCTCAATACCATCATATCCTTCCTTTTTTACTTCTTTACAAAACGCATCCATAGAACCTTTAAAACCCCACCGTGTAGCATAAATTTTAAGTGCAAAACCTTTCTTTGGAGCTACTACCTTTAATGGAACGTCCATACTGGTTAAAAGCAATCCCGCACTTGCTGCTCCTGTTATTGTTATAAATTGACGTCTGGTTTGTTTCATAACTATATTAATAATATTTTAATTATATCAGCAAATCTTTAATTACTCGACCATGCACATCGGTAAGCCTAAAATCTCTACCTTGAAAATTATAGGTAAATTTCTCATGGTTAATTCCTAACTGATTTAATATGGTAGCTTGTAAATCGTGAATATGCACTTTATCTTTAATGCCGTAATATCCTATTTCATCTGTTTCTCCATAAGACAACCCTCCTTTAATACCTCCACCTGCCATCCAAATGGTATAAGCTTCGGTATGATGGTCTCTTCCATAGTATGGCATGATAACACCCCCTCTATTTTCGCGCATAGGGGTTCGTCCAAACTCACCTCCCCAAACAATCAATGTGTCATCTAAAAGCCCTCTTTGTTTTAAATCTTTTACTAAGGCCGTCATGGGTTGATCTACTTCTTCACATTTTGTTTTTAATCCTTCATTTAAAGAGCTTGCCTTACTATCTCCGTGCATATCCCACCCCCAATGATACAATTGCACAAATCTCACCCCTTGCTCAACCAATCGGCGTGCTAACAAACAATTATTAGCAAATGAAGCTTCTCCCTGTTTTGCTCCATACATATCTCTAATATAATCTGGTTCTTTAGAAACATCCATAACATCTGGAACTGAGATCTGCATTTTAAAAGCCATTTCATATTGAGAAATTCGTGATAAAGTCTCATCATCATTAAACTCTTTATACTGACTTTCATTAATTTTATTTATAGCTTTTAAAGACTTTTTTCGAATGTCTCTACTCATGCCGTTAGGGTTCGATACATATAAAATTGGATCTCCCGAATTACGACATTGAACGCCTTGATATTCTGAAGGCAGAAACCCACTTCCCCAAGCATTCTTACCTGCACTAGGGTTTTTTCCACCAGAAACTAAAACCATATATCCTGGTAAGTTTTCATTTTCTGATCCTAACCCATAAGTCACCCAGGCTCCCATACTTGGCCTCCCAGATCGTGCACTTCCTGTTTGTAATAATAGTTGCGCTGGCGCATGATTAAACTCATCAGTATGCATAGACTTTATAATTGCTACATCGTCTACAATCTTACTAAAATGAGGTAAGGCATCAGAAATATAGGTTCCCGATTGCCCGTATTGCTTGAAATCAAATTGAGGACCTAACATTTTAGGTGTTCCTTGTATAAATGCAAATCGTTTTCCTTCTAATAAGGACTTCGGACAATCTAAATCATGTAATTTTTTTAAAGCTGGTTTATAATCGAACAGTTCCAATTGAGAAGGTGCTCCAGCCATGTGTAAATAAATGATTCGCTTTGCTTTCGGTAAAAAGTGTGGTAGGTTTTTAGGATCAAAACTGTTATTAGTATTCGTTGCAAATAGTTGCTGTGGACCTATTAAGGATGATAATGCAATACCGCCTAAACCCGTAGTACATTGCTTCAGAAAATGTCTTCGTGTTGTAAACTCTAGTTTTCTTTTCTCTGCTTCGTTATACAAATCCATTTTGAACCGTTTAATTTTTTACAAGAAATTCATCCATATTCATTAGAGCATTTACCATCACGGTAAGCGATGCCAACTCTAAATTATCAGACTTTATAAGCTGGAATGCTTCATCTATATTTTCCGCATAATAAGCTTCTGTTTCATCAAGTAAATTAGTTAATATTTCAGACTTTTCTGTACTGATCTTTTTACCCATTACTTTTTTATATGCCAAACCTACTTTTTCTATTTTTCCTCCTTCTACATTTTCAACTTGCTGCGCTAATTTTATAGCAGCTTCAAAGTATACAGGATCGTTTAACGTTATTAATGCTTGAAGTGGCGTATTCGTATTGATTCTCCGCGACAAGCAAGTTTCTCTTTCAGATGCGTCAAAACTTATAAATGACGGATAAGGGCTAGATCGTCTTAAGTAGGTATATAGTCCTCTACGATATGCATCTTCGCCTTCACTTGTTTTCCATTCATCATTATTATAAACTACTGTCCAAACACCATCCGGTTGATGCGGCATCACACTGGGGCCATACATTTTATTACTTAACAAACCGGAAACAACTAAGGCTTGATCTCTTATTTGTTCGGCAGACAGACGAACTCTTGGGCTTCTTGCCAACCATTGGTTATAGGAATCCTTGCCTTTAGTTTCTTCTGAAATTACAGAGCTTTGTTTATACGTGTCTGACAATACTATTGTTTTTAATAACTTTTTAACGCTCCACTTCCATTCTTTTGAAAAACTAAGTGCCAACCAATCTAATAATTCGGGATGTGTAGGTTTATCTCCTAAGGTTCCAAAATCTTCCGAAGTCATCACAATGCCTTTCCCAAATATTTTTGCCCAAAATCTATTTGCAATAACTCTTCCTGTTAAATAATTATCTTCACTTACCAACCATTCCGCTAAATCTAATCTGTTTTTAAACTGGTTATCATTGGGGTTAAATAATTTAGGAATTGATGTCGTTACTGTATCTGTTGCTACTAGCCAATTGCCTCTATCAAAAACTCTAGTCACACGACTAAAGTCTTTTAATTTTTCCACCATTACAGGAGTTGTATATTTAGGCCGAACGTTTAATAATGCATCTATTTTATTATAGACCTTTACGTATTCTTTATTTTTGTTTGAAGGTAACTTTTCTCCA from Flavivirga spongiicola encodes:
- a CDS encoding sugar phosphate isomerase/epimerase family protein, whose protein sequence is MKQTRRQFITITGAASAGLLLTSMDVPLKVVAPKKGFALKIYATRWGFKGSMDAFCKEVKKEGYDGIEDWFPNNVADEEALYEALDKYNLRFGALTGSGGNGFEEHQKSYTKNLLKVISKKPDFINCHAGKDFFSFKENKQLIDFAIQQSKSSGVPIYQETHRGRILFAPHVCSRFLDAFSELKLTLDISHWCAVAESLLGDQKETVAKALKRTSHIHSRIGHEESAQVSEPRAPEWKNAVNAHYAWWDVVVNQKKEAGEVLTMTTEFGPANYMWTMPYTRQPLADQWAINVHMMHEWRKRYL
- a CDS encoding DUF1501 domain-containing protein, with the protein product MDLYNEAEKRKLEFTTRRHFLKQCTTGLGGIALSSLIGPQQLFATNTNNSFDPKNLPHFLPKAKRIIYLHMAGAPSQLELFDYKPALKKLHDLDCPKSLLEGKRFAFIQGTPKMLGPQFDFKQYGQSGTYISDALPHFSKIVDDVAIIKSMHTDEFNHAPAQLLLQTGSARSGRPSMGAWVTYGLGSENENLPGYMVLVSGGKNPSAGKNAWGSGFLPSEYQGVQCRNSGDPILYVSNPNGMSRDIRKKSLKAINKINESQYKEFNDDETLSRISQYEMAFKMQISVPDVMDVSKEPDYIRDMYGAKQGEASFANNCLLARRLVEQGVRFVQLYHWGWDMHGDSKASSLNEGLKTKCEEVDQPMTALVKDLKQRGLLDDTLIVWGGEFGRTPMRENRGGVIMPYYGRDHHTEAYTIWMAGGGIKGGLSYGETDEIGYYGIKDKVHIHDLQATILNQLGINHEKFTYNFQGRDFRLTDVHGRVIKDLLI